The following proteins are encoded in a genomic region of Diadema setosum chromosome 10, eeDiaSeto1, whole genome shotgun sequence:
- the LOC140233968 gene encoding craniofacial development protein 2-like — protein MVPAPASTNQPSRQTNLHPVEKNDASHLNLTRRPTGTTRLSHANSRPPIRRYDADKSRGKKALLTTKKKIGIGTWNVRTLHQQGNLEILLNQMKKFDWEVLGISETHWTDSGEFIHQGYKILCSSNKSVHRQGVALILNKTAQGALLGYNPVSQRIMSARFQMKAGAITIIQVYAPNTADPEGEVDEFYDQLQTVVNKTNKNDLLIVMGDLNAKVGSDRTNWENVLGNYGYGSQNGRGEKLLNFCAANNLSVTNTMFKQRKQNRQWTWESPDQKTHNMIDYILINEKYKHCVTNARSFPSADAGSDHQLVLANLRLKFKINKKINYPKHYDVFRLKDPQVRANFEVEIGGRFAPLLDMPDTDTQTVWEEVKTAFAETSEKILGNRKANKTMEGRISGKRPQGRPPKRWTDCVKTDCRSKNICSLVEASHLASNRQEWQDIMKRMPPLNPLLE, from the exons ATGGTCCCAGCCCCTGCTTCTACTAACCAGCCATCTCGCCAAACGAACCTACATCCTGTAGAGAAGAATGACGCATCACATCTCAATCTAACTAGAAGACCAACGGGTACTACTAGGCTGAGCCATGCAAATAGCAGGCCACCGATTAGACGATATGATGCTGATAAATCGAGAGGCAAGAAGGCGCTACTAACgacgaaaaagaaaattggaatCGGGACATGGAATGTACGGACACTCCATCAACAAGGAAATCTCGAAATCCTGCTTAACCAGATGAAGAAGTTTGACTGGGAAGTCCTCGGCATTTCAGAAACTCACTGGACAGACTCTGGCGAGTTCATACACCAGGGATACAAAATCCTGTGTTCAAGCAACAAATCGGTCCACAGGCAAGGGGTAGCTCTCATACTCAACAAAACAGCCCAAGGTGCTTTACTAGGCTACAACCCCGTCTCACAAAGGATCATGTCAGCGAGATTTCAGATGAAAGCTGGGGCCATAACCATTATACAGGTGTATGCCCCAAATACAGCTGATCCGGAAGGTGAAGTAGATGAATTTTATGACCAACTGCAAACCGTagtcaacaaaacaaacaagaatgacCTGCTCATTGTAATGGGAGATCTAAATGCCAAAGTAGGAAGTGATAGAACAAACTGGGAGAATGTATTAGGCAACTACGGCTATGGCTCCCAAAACGGACGAGGAGAAAAGCTACTCAATTTCTGTGCTGCAAATAATTTGTCAGTCACCAACACCATGTTCAAACAGAGAAAACAGAATCGACAGTGGACCTGGGAATCTCCAGACCAGAAGACGCACAATATGATAGACTACATCCTGATCAATGAAAAGTACAAGCACTGTGTCACAAATGCTAGAAGCTTCCCAAGTGCAGACGCGGGATCTGATCACCAACTAGTGCTGGCAAACCTACGactgaaattcaaaataaataagaaaattaattaCCCAAAACATTATGATGTCTTCAGACTGAAAGATCCACAGGTCAGGGCCAACTTTGAAGTGGAAATTGGAGGAAGATTCGCCCCTCTGCTAGACATGCCAGACACTGACACACAAACTGTGTGGGAAGAAGTAAAGACAGCATTTGCCGAGACCTCAGAAAAGATCTTGGGGAACAGGAAAGCTAATAAAA CAATGGAGGGAAGAATTTCTGGTAAGAGACCACAGGGAAGACCACCCAAGAGATGGACAGACTGTGTAAAAACAGACTGTAGGAGCAAAAACATATGCTCACTAGTAGAAGCCAGTCATCTAGCCAGCAACCGCCAAGAATGGCAGGACATCATGAAGCGGATGCCACCACTCAACCCTTTGTTGGAGTGA